The Ziziphus jujuba cultivar Dongzao chromosome 7, ASM3175591v1 genome includes a region encoding these proteins:
- the LOC107435680 gene encoding protein cornichon homolog 4, giving the protein MWALWTWLFSFFFILAILIIIGFQLVCLIDLEYDYINPYDSASRINRVILPEFITQGVLCFILLITGHWLMCFLSLPYLYYNATSYLQGEHLVDVTEIYNQLNREKKKRFVKIIYMICLFIFSLFWLLFNLEEEYD; this is encoded by the exons ATGTGGGCGCTGTGGACTTggctcttttctttcttcttcattttagCTATCCTTATTATCATCGGTTTCcag CTTGTGTGCTTGATTGACCTAGAGTATGATTATATCAACCCATATGATTCAGCATCACGGATAAACAGGGTTATATTGCCAGAGTTTATTACTCAAGGAGTTCTATGTTTCATTCTTCTTATAACAGGGCATTGGCTTATGTGTTTTTTGTCTCTCCCATACCTATATTATAATGCGACATC GTACTTGCAGGGAGAGCATCTAGTAGATGTAACCGAGATCTATAACCAGCTGAACAGGGAGAAAAAGAAACGCTTTGTCAAAATCATCTATATGATTTGCCTATTCATATTTTCTCTATTTTG GTTGCTTTTCAACCTTGAGGAAGAGTATGATTAA
- the LOC107435675 gene encoding uncharacterized protein LOC107435675 — protein sequence MKTVLSCLAILLVFLFWLHIRFPLSLSVSEHHNLFLSSSTYEFIFLLKSSRSFLFFVFNVIVIVIIFFGSFKSSFKEDFAYCAVSFPTSAYEASYDGNDHYCEYYSEDADEDEEYYHGSDGYDEDNEHDDNDDGSFYGFDDDEYGEEEIDIDLKRRIEEFISKVNETWREELRSEKLLRIAMY from the coding sequence ATGAAGACTGTACTTTCATGTCTTGCAATACTActggtttttcttttctggcTGCATATCCGCTTCCCTTTGTCTCTCTCAGTCTCCGAACACCATAACTTGTTTCTTTCTTCCAGTACCTATGAATTTATCTTTCTCTTGAAATCCAGTCGCAGTTTCTTATTTTTCGTCTTTAATGTTATTGTTATAGTTATCATCTTCTTCGGCAGTTTTAAGTCGTCGTTTAAAGAAGATTTTGCCTACTGTGCTGTTTCCTTCCCTACTTCAGCATATGAAGCAAGTTATGATGGAAATGATCATTATTGTGAATATTATAGTGAAGAtgcagatgaagatgaagagtaCTATCATGGTTCTGATGGCTATGATGAAGATAATGAGCATGACGACAACGATGATGGTAGCTTTTATGGATTCGACGATGATGAATATGGTGAAGAAGAGATAGATATTGATTTGAAGAGGAGAATTGAGGAATTCATATCCAAGGTGAATGAGACATGGAGAGAGGAGTTAAGGTCTGAGAAGCTTCTGCGCATAGCAATGTACTAG